Genomic segment of Saprospira sp. CCB-QB6:
GGAAAAAGAATAAATCAACCTATTGGCTCTATTTTGAACTGCTCTGGCGCGATTTCTTCCGCCTTATGGGCAAAAAATATGGCCACCAAATTTTCTTATACACCGGACTCCGTGGCAAGAAGAAAAAATCACTCTCCAATAATATGCAGGCTTTTGAAAATTGGATGCTTGGCCAAACTGGGCAACCTTTTATCGATGCAAACATGAGAGAATTAGCCAAAACTGGCTTTATGTCCAACCGCGGCCGCCAAAATGTCGCTAGCTACCTGATCAACGACCTCAAAGTCAATTGGCAACTAGGTGCCGAATATTTCGAATCGACCCTAATTGACTATGATGTGACCAGCAACTGGGTCAATTGGCTCTACATCGCTGGCGTTGGCAACGACCCCAGAGAAGATCGCTATTTCAACCCCATCAGCCAAAGTAAACGCTACGATCCCGAAGGCGAATATATCAAATATTGGCTGCCCGAACTCCAAGAGGTGGATAGCCGCGATATCCACGAGCTGGATAGCCGCCAATTTATAACCAAAGAACCAAAGCAATAATATTCAAGGTCCAGCGCTTCTGCTGGACTTTTTTTATTTTCTGGGGCTGCCCCGCCCTGCAGGCGGGTCGGGCGGGGTACTCCCGTTGGTCGTCGAACTGGCGCCCCTTTAGGGGCTGGTTGTCAGGGCTCGCTATTCGCTCGGCCGTTACTCCCTTCGGTCATCGAACTGCGGCCTTCAGCCTTGTTGCCACCGCTTACAGCGGCTCGGTCTGGCCTACGCCCCCCCTTTTCCATCCCTCAGCCAAGGCGCTGCGCGCCTTTCTATACGCAACATTAAGCAAGCACAACAATGCCCTAAAACATTAAGAGAGATTTAAAAGTAAAAAAAGAGGCCTAAAGCCTTTCTAAAATGATTTAATTTTGGCCCAAGTTAGTAGAGCCTAAAAAAATGCCTATTTTAGGGCCCTTAAACACTAAAAAATAAAGGGAAAGCCCAACTCCCTTATATAATTAACATCCAAGCCCTTAAAAGGCTAAAAAAATAATACAGATGCAATCTTCGGCAGATATTCAAGCCCTGAACGAACGCATTTATGCAGAAAGCCATGTGATCGAACGCCTTTTGGCCGAAACCTCTAAGGTGATTATTGGCCAAGAATACATGATTGAGCGCCTCCTTATGGGCCTACTCACCAAAGGACACGTTCTTTTGGAAGGACTCCCCGGCTTGGCTAAAACCCTAGCGATCAACACCCTATCTAAGGCCATTGATGCAGAGTTTAAACGGATTCAATTTACCCCCGATTTGCTGCCTGCAGATATTTTGGGGACCATGATTTACAATCCCGCCAACAACAGCTTTTCTGTCCGTAAAGGCCCCATTTTCGCCAATTTCATCCTCGCCGATGAGATTAACCGTGCCCCCGCTAAGGTCCAATCCGCCCTGCTAGAAGCCATGCAAGAGCGACAAGTCACAATTGGCGAAAAAACCTATAAACTGCAAGAGCCCTTTTTGGTCCTCGCTACCCAAAACCCCATCGAGCAAGAAGGAACTTATCCCTTGCCCGAAGCCCAAACCGACCGCTTTATGCTCAAGGCCAAAATTGGCTATCCCAAAAAGAGCGAGGAACGCCAAATTATCCGCCTGAATATGAGCGGAGAATTTAGCCAGGTCCAAAAAGTAGCCAGCATTGAAGATATTTTGCGCGCCCGCAAAACCGTCCGAGAAGTCTATATGGACGAACGCATCGAGCAATATATTCTGGACCTCGTTTTTGCTAGCCGATTCCCCAAAGAACACGGCCTCGCCCATCTAGAAGATCTCATTACTTATGGCGGTTCGCCTCGAGCAAGTATCAACCTGGCCCTAGCGGCCAAAGCACAAGCCTATATGCGCCGCAGAGGCTATGTGATTCCAGAAGATGTACAAGCCATCGCACCCGATGTGCTCCGCCACCGTATCGGTCTAAGCTATGAAGCCCAAGCCGAAAATATTAGCCAAGAAGATATTATTGAACAACTCCTCAACACGGTAAAGGTCCCTTAAACATGAGCCAGCAAGTTCGAGATTTAATCAAGAAAGTGCGCAAAATTGAGTTAAGGACCAGAGGCCTTTCTGCTATGGCCTTTTCGGGCAGCTACAAAACCCATTTCAAGGGTCGAGGGATGTCCTTTAGCGAGCTGCGCAGCTACCAATATGGAGATGATATCCGAAACATTGATTGGAATGTGACGGCCCGCACGGGCACGCCCTATATCAAGGTTTTTGAGGAAGAGAGAGAGCAAAATTTTATGCTTTTGGTCGATGTCAGTGCCTCGACCAATTTTGGTAGCCACGATATCAATAAACGGGAGTTTATGGCTGAGCTGGGCGCCACTTTGGCCCTAGCCGCTATCCGAAATAACGATAAGGTGGGCGTCATCTTTTTTTCCGATAAGATTGAGCAATATTTGCCCCCCAAAAAAGGGCAAAATCACGGCCTGCGCATTATCCGCGAGCTGTTGCAATGCCAATCAGAAAGTCCACATACCGATATTGACCAAGCCCTCCGCTACCTGACGGGCCTAGTGCGCAAGCGCTGCACGGCCTTCCTCTTGTCCGATTTTTTGGACCCCAATTATGGGCGCTACCTCAAGGTGGCCGCTAGCCGACACGATTTGGTGGGCCTGCAGGTCTATGATCCCCGAGAAGTAGAACTTCCCAATTTGGGCCTTTTGCCCATTCGAGATGCCGAAACAGGCAATTGGCGCTGGATAGATAGCGCCTCACCCAACGTTCGCCAAGCTTATAAAGAGCGCTTTGAGCAACAAACGCAAACTTTTAAAGAGCAGTTTGGCAAATTGGGCATCGATTCGCTCAGTTTGTGCACCGACCAACCCTTTGTGGGGGCGCTACGGCAGTTTTTCCAAGAACGCCCCGCCTTATAAATGACCAGAAAATACCATGATGCACCGCCCTTTGTGGATACGCTATATATATTATTGTTTTTATCCTATGATGAGTAGGATTTGGGGCCTCCTGCCTGCGGCAGGCGCTACCTTCGGCAGCTCGCAGGTCTGCTCGGCCCTGCGGCCCAAGGGCCTTGGTCTGCGGCTGCGCCGCACTGCCTACGATCGCTAGGCCAGGCCAGCCCTTGGCCTATTAGCGAGCTACAAACCGCAAAAACCAAGGATAGCCAAAGCGAAGAACTTCATTGGCTGAGGGATGGAAAGCAGTGGCCGCAGGCCAGACCGAGGCGCTTTGCGCCGAAGGGCCGAGCGAATAGCGAGCTGCGACAACCAGCCCGCCGCAAGGGCCAAAGGCCCGCAGCGGAGGCCCCAAATTATCGC
This window contains:
- a CDS encoding AAA family ATPase, with translation MQSSADIQALNERIYAESHVIERLLAETSKVIIGQEYMIERLLMGLLTKGHVLLEGLPGLAKTLAINTLSKAIDAEFKRIQFTPDLLPADILGTMIYNPANNSFSVRKGPIFANFILADEINRAPAKVQSALLEAMQERQVTIGEKTYKLQEPFLVLATQNPIEQEGTYPLPEAQTDRFMLKAKIGYPKKSEERQIIRLNMSGEFSQVQKVASIEDILRARKTVREVYMDERIEQYILDLVFASRFPKEHGLAHLEDLITYGGSPRASINLALAAKAQAYMRRRGYVIPEDVQAIAPDVLRHRIGLSYEAQAENISQEDIIEQLLNTVKVP
- a CDS encoding DUF58 domain-containing protein, coding for MSQQVRDLIKKVRKIELRTRGLSAMAFSGSYKTHFKGRGMSFSELRSYQYGDDIRNIDWNVTARTGTPYIKVFEEEREQNFMLLVDVSASTNFGSHDINKREFMAELGATLALAAIRNNDKVGVIFFSDKIEQYLPPKKGQNHGLRIIRELLQCQSESPHTDIDQALRYLTGLVRKRCTAFLLSDFLDPNYGRYLKVAASRHDLVGLQVYDPREVELPNLGLLPIRDAETGNWRWIDSASPNVRQAYKERFEQQTQTFKEQFGKLGIDSLSLCTDQPFVGALRQFFQERPAL